The Fusarium poae strain DAOMC 252244 chromosome 2, whole genome shotgun sequence nucleotide sequence TGCCATACGATCCGGCAACAGGTCGGGTGAGGGTGTTCTCATAGAGTAGTCACCCATAGGTGTTGCGCGCAAAAGATGCGAGGCGATAGGCTCGGGAGCGACTATAACGGGGCTCTGGGTTCTATGGATCTTGGTTTCGGGGACGGCGACGTTGCCAGTTCGTACTTTTGAGGGGAGAATCTGCTCGAATCCCTGCTCGCGAGCAACCTTCTCGATACTCTTGAAGTACTGTCTATCTGTTAGCTACAGTTCGGGTCAGTAGGGGTAGGGATACTTGCCTTGACTGTCTTGACCTGTAGCTCTAATGTGGCATCCTCATCGACGACAATCATGGGATGCGGGTGCATTTGCAGACATGATAGTGACCACATGTGATTGACGCCCTGTTCGACACACTTTTGTAGTGCAAGTGCTTTGCGAGCTCCCAGGATAATGACAACAACCTCTCTTGCTTCAAGGACAGTCTGGACGCCTACAGTCAAGGCCATCCTTGGCACTTTGTTTACATCATTATCAAAGAAACGTGAGTTAGAAAGGATGGTGTCGTAGGCTAATGTTTTGACCCTGGTGCGGCTGGCAAGACTGGATCCAGGTTCGTTGAAAGCGATATGTCCATCTTCACCAATGCCAGCAAGGAACAGGTCGATGCCACCGGCGGCTTTGATAGCCTCCTCGTATGCATCACACTCAGCCTCGGGGCTGGCAGCGTTGCCATCTAGGATGTGCACGTTGGAAGGA carries:
- a CDS encoding hypothetical protein (BUSCO:29563at5125) — encoded protein: MRLIIRDDETEACRYVANYVVERINAFHPTPEHPFILGLPTGSSPIGVYNELVRIYKAGQVSFENVVTFNMDEYVGLPRDDPNSYHSFMWKHFFSHVNIHPSNVHILDGNAASPEAECDAYEEAIKAAGGIDLFLAGIGEDGHIAFNEPGSSLASRTRVKTLAYDTILSNSRFFDNDVNKVPRMALTVGVQTVLEAREVVVIILGARKALALQKCVEQGVNHMWSLSCLQMHPHPMIVVDEDATLELQVKTYFKSIEKVAREQGFEQILPSKVRTGNVAVPETKIHRTQSPVIVAPEPIASHLLRATPMGDYSMRTPSPDLLPDRMASRIPEPNLNRRLTPNLEVQTDVPKTKFDMIDSAVAMSPELISDLLQPPATKTMRSPSPDLVPDRMASRIPEPSLNGRLTPNPEL